In a single window of the Penaeus monodon isolate SGIC_2016 chromosome 3, NSTDA_Pmon_1, whole genome shotgun sequence genome:
- the LOC119590406 gene encoding GPI mannosyltransferase 4-like, giving the protein MECRKRSKSRASAYEGFKSAERRALKPAKISDSSIFWWMLAAARLYLASVQTGYIHPDEFHQSVQVMARDVLDIDAQKPWEFHTSTPIRSVAFSAIVSLPYLVIRYVTIVASYFEIEILTPRILLVAPRIYMTLLSFVADFCVYKIARMCYIRPWQCVEVFASSYIMLVYATRTFSNSLELILIAILYWRVCESMVESGKVMRQENMLKDLYETADSMQEKVKLTRMKNKLPPYNFKDSAIISAVVTLGVFIRPTFLAFSFVPVAYWLQRGVVTKEVDFSYFHLRCMSLLPGVMIVFLTCMLADSFYYGSLTFTELVFWNVTSNSFTVTPINFLMYNIKQENLATHGLHPQYLHLVVNLPILHGVLGVLGLWSVSKYAANLCLNKISKKPKVYSVATMLLLSFIVPVMALSLIPHQEPRFLLPTLIPLVILHADDIFLYSPSRRRLTKHFIFAMWHVWNIFCVIVFGFLHQGGVTKTMFKVHEHILERPAHTNMHIVFSNMYTPPTFLLLRRVNVIAKTEEGRKYRIPKSVFTYNAGGSRSVNDLHEIAAEVYGEAITNSTNEADVLLCLPASLTQELFRSKPENVSLIRLQRVRGHLTLEDPPDLSLKDANFTRSCGQLCQFLNRLDQFSIDIIRIKFDSDFMKPKNRLSKDLTMDVDTPTSPLDEEEVCKEEEEEEVGKLEEEEEAGKIEEEEEATAAATEDEEEFQEFEEFDEEEDDWPL; this is encoded by the coding sequence gTGATGTGCTTGACATAGATGCACAGAAGCCATGGGAATTCCACACTTCAACCCCCATCCGGTCAGTCGCCTTCTCTGCCATTGTGTCTCTGCCATACTTGGTCATCCGATATGTGACCATCGTGGCCTCGTATTTTGAAATTGAGATCTTGACTCCGCGAATACTGCTTGTAGCCCCTCGGATTTACATGACTCTGCTGTCATTTGTCGCAGATTTCTGTGTTTACAAGATAGCCAGGATGTGCTATATTCGGCCATGGCAGTGTGTTGAAGTGTTTGCCAGTTCGTACATCATGCTTGTGTATGCAACAAGGACATTTTCCAACTCACTAGAGCTGATTCTCATTGCCATCTTGTACTGGAGAGTATGTGAGTCCATGGTGGAGAGTGGTAAGGTTATGAGGCAGGAGAATATGCTGAAGGACTTGTATGAGACAGCGGACTCCATGCAGGAAAAGGTGAAGTTGACGCGCATGAAGAACAAGCTCCCACCTTACAACTTTAAGGACAGTGCCATCATATCAGCAGTTGTGACCTTGGGTGTGTTCATCCGACCGACGTTCCTGGCCTTTTCCTTTGTTCCTGTGGCCTATTGGCTCCAGAGGGGCGTTGTCACGAAGGAAGTGGACTTCTCGTACTTCCACCTGCGTTGTATGAGCCTGCTGCCAGGTGTTATGATAGTTTTCCTAACTTGCATGCTGGCTGACTCCTTCTACTACGGCTCTCTCACCTTCACAGAGCTCGTCTTCTGGAATGTGACAAGCAACTCCTTCACAGTGACACCCATCAATTTTCTCATGTACAACATTAAGCAAGAGAACCTAGCCACTCATGGACTTCACCCACAGTACCTTCACTTGGTGGTCAATCTGCCTATTCTGCATGGTGTTCTTGGGGTCCTTGGGCTGTGGTCAGTGTCCAAGTATGCAGCCAACTTATGCCTCAACAAGATTTCAAAGAAGCCCAAGGTGTACAGCGTGGCCACGATGCTGCTCTTGAGCTTCATCGTCCCTGTTATGGCTCTCTCGCTGATCCCACACCAAGAGCCGAGGTTCCTGTTGCCAACTCTGATTCCACTGGTCATCCTGCATGCTGATGACATCTTCCTTTACTCGCCGAGCAGAAGGAGGCTCACCAAGCATTTTATCTTTGCCATGTGGCATGTGTGGAACATCTTCTGTGTCATTGTGTTTGGTTTCCTTCACCAGGGAGGTGTGACAAAGACCATGTTCAAGGTGCATGAGCACATCCTGGAGCGGCCTgcgcacacaaacatgcacattgTCTTCTCAAATATGTATACTCCGCCTACGTTCTTGCTCCTACGACGTGTGAATGTCATTGCCAAGACTGAGGAAGGGCGCAAGTACAGGATTCCCAAATCAGTGTTCACTTACAATGCAGGTGGCTCTCGCAGTGTGAATGACTTGCACGAGATCGCTGCAGAGGTCTATGGTGAAGCCATCACTAACTCTACCAATGAGGCAGATGTCTTGTTGTGCCTTCCTGCCAGCCTCACCCAAGAACTGTTTCGATCGAAGCCTGAAAACGTGTCTCTAATTCGCTTGCAGAGAGTCCGAGGCCACCTCACTCTGGAGGACCCACCTGACCTTAGCCTTAAGGATGCCAACTTCACCCGGTCATGTGGCCAGCTCTGCCAGTTCCTTAACCGTCTGGACCAGTTCAGCATCGACATCATCCGGATAAAATTTGACTCGGACTTTATGAAGCCCAAGAATCGGCTGTCAAAGGACCTGACCATGGATGTCGACACTCCTACATCCCCTCTTGATGAAGAAGAAGTgtgcaaggaggaggaagaggaggaggtggggaagctggaggaggaggaagaagcggggaagatagaggaggaggaggaagcaacagcagcagcaacagaggatgaggaggaattcCAGGAATTTGAAGAATttgatgaagaagaggatgattgGCCACTTTGA